The following is a genomic window from Apodemus sylvaticus chromosome 10, mApoSyl1.1, whole genome shotgun sequence.
GGAGCCTGCTACACATGGGTCCTTGTGCAGGCGGCCTCTCTGGGATGGTGTAGTTGTAAGCAAATCCTTGTTAGTTCATGCAGCAGGCACAAACATGGGCTCTTTTTATCACCAacatcatgtatatgtatgtgtgtgcgcgcgctaaggtacacacacgtacacagcaGCCACAGGACAGTTTGGGGGAGTTGATTGTTTCCTTCCATATGGGTCCCCAGGACCAAACACAGGTTGTCAGGCTCTGCACCAGGCACCCTGacgcgctgagccatctcttcagtccttttttgtttttgagacagggtcttgccttgtagtccaggctggtcttgaactcacaagcaatcctcctgcctcagtgctgggattcaggTGTACACCGGTGTCTGTCTTcattccttctccccaccccgcccctctTGCAGCAGGAGCTGGTCAGAACCCCAGCACTGAGCTCCAGCCTCAGCTCCAGCCAGTCCACACTGATGCTGCTCACTGGCACAGAAGGCCAGACAGAAGTTGATTGCCACTCCCCCCACTaagcaggtgggggtggggagcagactTGGCCAGGTGGTGGCTGTGTGCATCTCCCAGTGACAATCTGCAGGCTTTCCCTGGGTCTCCATCTGGGCGGGGAGAGGAATGGCAGGAGAGGAGATTGTGTTCACAGCAGGGAGACTGTACAGGTAGAGAGGCAAGGCAGTGTGAGGTGAACCTCTTTTCTGGAGGCTCTCTGAGGTGCATACAGGCCGGGGAGCGGGTGTCCTCACAGCTTCTGGAAGACTGTTTTCAAAATGATCTGCAGGgggaaggaaagacaggaaagTCCAGGAATGGATGACTAACTGAAAAGAGAATTGGTTGTagatgctggcacacacctttggtcccaacacctgggaggcagaggcaggtggaactctgagttccaggccagcctggctacatagtgagaccctgtttcaaaataaatagacaaacaagtaaataaaaggtCTAAGCTAGTCCTGCGGTCcacaggatgctgaggcagaagggttACAAGTTCAAAACCTAAATGggacggctcagcggttagaggtgcttgctgccaagtctgactgcctgagtttgatcccagaactgtTGAAGAGAATAGCCAGCTCCAGCAAGTGagcttctgacctccacacatacacagtagACAGGCAAGCGTTAGCAAAAAGGTGTTTTAAAAGTCTGTCTGGGCTATTTAGGAATTTCCTGTCTCTCAATTTAAAAGCAGAGACCAAGAGGTAGCAGTTAGGGAGATACCTGACACGCAAGTGTGAGGACATGAATTCAGATCCCCAAAACCCACAGAGGCTGGGTGAGGGGTGCACATCGGACTCCAGTgctgaggcagagggcagagagaggtggatccccagaactcagtGGCCAGAAGCAGCCAGCCTGCGGAAATcaatgaactccaggttcagcaagacaccctgtcttaaaaaataaggaCAGCGGGGCTCTCCAGCCactgatggctcagcggttaagaacactgactgctcttccagagatcctgagttcaattcccagcaaccacaaggtggctcatgaccacctgtaatgagatctgactccctcttctggagtgtctgattgacagtgcagataaaataaatttttaaaagaaaagaacagtgtCTGAAGATGCTTCATGTTAACATGAACATGTGTCTTGTACATGCAGTGTTCATGTCCCAGCACATCAAAATAAAGTTACGCTACTTTAGTGCCCTTCCCTACtactaaagggggaaaaaaagaaaaagattagtATCTGTCAGATGTGTGGCAACAATTTTCTATTTATCCTTTGCCCCCTTCCActcaaagggtttctctgtgtagccctggctgtcctggaactcactctgtagaccaggctcgcctcaaactcagagattcacttgcctctgcctctccagtgctgggattaaaggcgagcccCACCACACACAGCTTTATTCCTTTAAGAGAACTATTTACTTAGTGTACGTTCGCATGTGACATGCAtgtgaggtcacaggacaacctgCAAGAgccggttctctccttccaccacgtgggtcctggggctcaacctcaggttctcaggctcaacagcaagtgcctttccttacccagtgagccatcttgctgtctCCTCTGAATTGCTTATGGTATGCTCTGTGTCAAAGTTGTAACAAGCCTCATAGGGTGTACATAGTCCTCTAATCTCAGCgccccaggagactgaggcaggaggatcgctatgagtttgagggcagcctcaTCTATATAGTAGGTCCCagtccagccagggctatatagtgagacactgtctcaacaacaacaacaacgacaacaaataataataataaagataataaacatTAGCCACATGCCCTTCTGTAGAGCTGGCTTTGGCTTTTGCATCTAGACACCGCCATTTCCCCTCTGCTCTTGCTGCCCTGGCCTTGGCCATGTGTTGGGGCATGGGACCCATAGTATCCATTTAGAAAGactgttggggggaggggtgaaccCCACCTGGGTGAGCGCGTCATCTTCCCTGGTCAGATTCTCTATGATGTCAAAGTGATCCACACCAGGCAGCTGCTGGAAAGAGGCCTTCCATCCCACACGGCGTAGTGTCTGGACAGAAAAGAGGCGGGGTGGGCATAAGACTGAGGCTGGGGAGTGGTTCTCCCAGTGTCCGGTGCACGGCAGGTATTTGAATGGCATGGTAGAATGAGCGAATGACCGTCCTGGGGTCCGGCTAGACAGCCTATTTATTACAGTCCTGGGGGTTGCACCAGAACCTTGTCTGTGCTTACCAAGCCCATTACCATTAACTCGATGGAGTTACACCctaacctttctttctttaaattttagaaCTTACTACGTTTTAAACTTTAGTCTTACTAAGTTCCTTAGGCTAGCCCTGAGCTCTCTTTACAGCACTCCCTGACCACATGATCCTTTTGCCTCCGCCTCCGCAGTAACTGGGAATCCGTGTGCGCACCACCAGGTCCGGCTCGTTTGGGCAGAATCACGGGGGAGAGGAGATCACGTGATGCTGAACCTGGGGCCATGGCTGGCTGTTAGCAGTACCTCGAAGAACGCCCTGGACTGCCGGTGGAACTCTGGGGAGTCATGCTGACCCACAAGCACCAGCACAGGGCAGGCTGGAACCACGGGCCGTGCTGGCGCCGCCTCCAGGTGTCGCTGTGGACTGTTTCTCTGAGCATCTTCCCTAGGAGGGGCCGGTGGAGGGGTCAGGACAGAGGCGAGACGGGCCTCGGGCGGGTGCTGGAGAGGAAGGACGGACAACTCACAGGGTCATGCGCAGAGGGTCATTCTGGGAGGTAGATAAGAGGGGCTCCAGGTCGTAGATTCCACTGACCAGAAGAAAGCCTGTGAAGGTGAGGAGCTCAGGCCGGGGGCTGCCCACCCTCCAGGCCAGAGAGGCAGACCAGGATtgtgggcagagggcagagaaggGTCTCCACTCAAGTTATCAGCCTTTCAACCAACCGCTCAACCCTCCCACCGCTCCAGCGATGGTCTGAGCTGCCCGACCAGCTCCTCTTATACCCACAGAAACCTTACAGGCTGGATGCCAGCCTGGAGCTACCTGATATCCTGTTTTGACAAATGATAAGAAACCTTGGAGGTTGGGTGTGACACCGTGCTTGGTCCAGCTGGCCAGGAGCACCGAGGCAGCCAGGTGAGCTCCTGCAGAGTGTCCACAGAGGTAGATTCCCCTGGGTGAGACAGAGACCCGGATCACGGCTACTTCCCCAAGGCACCCGGGAGTCCCCGTCTGTGTCGGGCGCCACAGATCTATCCCTCCCTTGGTCCACTAAGAGCGTCTGTGGGACACCTACTCATTGCTTGGATAGCGCCTCTGTAGAAACACAACACTGCGGGTCACCTGGTCCACCATCTGGTCTAGTGTGCCTGAACAGAGCAAAATGCTGGGTCAGGATCCACCATGGGGGCTCTATCCACACAAAGCCCTGGCCCCCAAGTCTTCAGGGGCCACCCTTATTACCTTTGGGTGCAATGTCATAAGCCACTATCACCACCACGATCCCCTGTGCCGTCAGCGGGTTTACCATGAAGGCCGAGTCATCTTTACTGTGGAAAGACAAAAGAGTGGGcagggggctggggggctggcctgtgggtttagagcactggctactcttccagggcAAGAAGGTTCAACCCTCAGTTCCCACGTGGAAACACTGGTATGCATAAAATGATgctgatgataatgatgatgatgtagCTTAGAATAcacacttgggaaggagaggcagaagaCTCAGGAgcccaaggtcatcctcagctacttagtgagtttgaggctagtctcagccaagagacccagtctcaaaaaacccaaacaacagaaaataaagataatGATGTGACAACTGGAGACAACGTGACCGTGACGTTGCCTCCCTAAGATCCTGGACACTCGTGCCTCGGGGCAGACACCCCATGTGCAGAGGACGTTGTGCTGAGGGAAAGAAACAGGCTGTCCTCACGGTGGACTTTAATTTCTAGGCTGGCTCCCTCCCTTGGAAAACGGAGCCCGTTATGTTCCCTCTCTTAGCAAGTTCTGAGAGTCAAAGATTAAAAGTGTAGAGTTAAATGGAATAAATATAGCAGCTGAATAAGACGAAAAACTAACAGGCATCTCAGGAAGGTCTCAGAACAGTGGTGTCCTCCAAGACCCCAAACACCCTTCTTCTCAACGCAGGGACACTGACTGTATCTATTTAGTGTGTATGCagcatgtgtgtgtaaacacaaACTTCCTCCTTCATGTATCCcagcctgacctcaaactccctatgtagccgAGGATAACCCTGAAGCCAGACCTCCAGCTCCCGAGGGCTGGAATCACAGGTGCACGCCATCACACTGAGTTTTCTTTAGTGCCAGTGATGTCACCCAGGGCTTGCTGCAGACCACAGGCCCTACTGACCTGTTACACCCCACCTTCTTGCTTTGTGCCTTctgagacaaggctggcctcaaacttgcagtaatcctactgcctcagcttccctgctCTTATTTCCAAAGCACCAAACACTAATGCTCTATGTTCTCTTAGTCCCAAACACAGCTTACATGAGAAGCACCTTTACCCATCGAGCCATCTCAAAAACTTGAaattgagccaggcggtggtggcacacgcctttaatcccagcacttgggaggcagaggcaggcagatttctgagttccaggtcaacctggtctacagagtgagttccaggacagccagggctacacagagaatccctgtctcaaaaaaaaaaaaaaaaacaaaaacaaaaaacaaaaaacaaaacaaaacaaaaaaccttgaaATTGATAATCTTGATATCCTCTAAATAGGGACATCTAAATCTAAAACAGtgccttttaaaaaagatttctttctttctttctttctttctttctttctttctttctttcttttcttttcttttcttttctttcttctttctagccctgactgtcctggaactcactctgtagaccaggctgaccttgaactcccaaaatgctgggattacaggcgtgcgccaccaccgcctgtctAAAAGActtatttcttaaaaaagaagtggttgtgcacatctttaatcccagcacttgggagacataggcagggtatatgaggccagcctggtctacggagcgagctccaggacagacaggggtacacagggaaaccctgtcttaatcTTCCCCCCAAATTActacatatttttaatgtaaatgtctgtgcacatgagtgACGTTTTTTATGGAAGCcggaagagagagtcagatcccTGAAgctgtggggtgctgggaaccaaactcaggtcctctgcaagagcaagtgctcttaacccctgagccatgtgTTCAACCCCTAAGATGGTGTCTTTATGAGAGGGAGCTCTGGGACACAGGCATCAATGACCACGTGAGGACCGAAGCAGAGGCCGGAGACCACAAGGCGAGGAACCCCCAGCCAGAGCACACCGGCCCCCTTAGCACCTCAGGCGAGGCCCCGCAGCACCTCCATTCTGACTTCCTGCCACACGGATGTGAGAGGTCGCGCTCCTCTTCTCATAGGCTGGACGGCTTGGTAATGTGTCACGGAGGCAGCTCCG
Proteins encoded in this region:
- the Afmid gene encoding kynurenine formamidase isoform X1, translated to MAPPSPSSAAPWRNLSSEELEKQYSPSRWVIRMKPEEVVGNFVQIGSQGAGEPAGRSTMLWLPFQRTNVCSLHPRGSPQLSVAPAPQNLTGPSGLLRHQPATQKARATRRSQLHVPYGDGAGEKMDIYFPDEDAQAFPLFLFLHGGYWQSGSKDDSAFMVNPLTAQGIVVVIVAYDIAPKGTLDQMVDQVTRSVVFLQRRYPSNESSPGCLGAPGQLDQARCHTQPPRFLIICQNRISGFLLVSGIYDLEPLLSTSQNDPLRMTLEDAQRNSPQRHLEAAPARPVVPACPVLVLVGQHDSPEFHRQSRAFFETLRRVGWKASFQQLPGVDHFDIIENLTREDDALTQIILKTVFQKL
- the Afmid gene encoding kynurenine formamidase isoform X2 gives rise to the protein MAPPSPSSAAPWRNLSSEELEKQYSPSRWVIRMKPEEVVGNFVQIGSQATQKARATRRSQLHVPYGDGAGEKMDIYFPDEDAQAFPLFLFLHGGYWQSGSKDDSAFMVNPLTAQGIVVVIVAYDIAPKGTLDQMVDQVTRSVVFLQRRYPSNEGIYLCGHSAGAHLAASVLLASWTKHGVTPNLQGFLLVSGIYDLEPLLSTSQNDPLRMTLEDAQRNSPQRHLEAAPARPVVPACPVLVLVGQHDSPEFHRQSRAFFETLRRVGWKASFQQLPGVDHFDIIENLTREDDALTQIILKTVFQKL